A region of Anolis sagrei isolate rAnoSag1 chromosome 2, rAnoSag1.mat, whole genome shotgun sequence DNA encodes the following proteins:
- the APOF gene encoding apolipoprotein F, with protein sequence MKQLNMYSPLPMTFLAFFGFLLHPESEGHLMSPRENDAEIHPLTSGSIQGPLHTFFRSMSSKSLQFQLRKKGVSCQDLMPEALGNFANVPWKSQILIRASLALALQTAGCNWHAEILVLQLYKDLGQAHTDALLFTMVEALDTSNYPEKNRSSTAALQFNLDQLAPTKTWRCSGLMQVNDALLHGQVHSTHRKFLAAAVACQQLGDSCAGVSINGTSSFQVMERNGSYYLPHPGARSWLHQCHRLARVQRSIPDECTSEREQQVHAVMEWLPGLSTFYNFGTSIYYATQDCTDLAKDRALEGAVDLGYDALVAMTGGAGGGIALGVSVALKPGMKAGMRYLIDYFSQQQEEPYTVPTNYSGPVIIM encoded by the coding sequence ATGAAACAATTGAACATGTACTCACCACTGCCCATGACCTTCTTGGCTTTCTTTGGCTTCCTCCTTCATCCGGAATCAGAAGGTCACTTGATGTCCCCAAGAGAGAATGATGCTGAAATCCACCCATTGACTTCTGGCTCCATCCAGGGGCCGCTTCATACCTTCTTTAGATCTATGTCTTCCAAATCCCTCCAATTTCAGTTGCGGAAAAAGGGTGTTTCCTGCCAAGACTTGATGCCTGAGGCTCTAGGAAATTTTGccaatgtgccatggaaatcccaGATCCTCATTCGAGCTTCGCTGGCACTTGCCTTGCAAACTGCAGGCTGCAACTGGCATGCAGAAATCTTGGTCCTTCAACTCTACAAAGATCTGGGACAGGCCCACACTGATGCCCTCCTGTTCACCATGGTAGAGGCTCTGGACACATCTAACTACCCTGAGAAGAATCGTAGTAGCACTGCCGCCTTACAGTTCAATTTAGACCAGTTGGCACCCACCAAAACTTGGCGCTGCAGTGGTCTGATGCAAGTGAATGATGCTCTTCTGCATGGCCAGGTGCACAGCACCCACAGAAAGTTTCTGGCTGCTGCAGTAGCTTGTCAACAACTGGGTGACTCTTGTGCCGGGGTGTCCATCAATGGCACCAGTTCCTTCCAAGTGATGGAACGAAATGGTAGCTACTACCTACCACATCCTGGTGCCCGCTCCTGGCTCCATCAGTGCCACAGGCTTGCAAGAGTGCAGCGCTCCATCCCAGATGAGTGCACTAGTGAAAGGGAGCAAcaagtccatgcagtcatggagtGGTTACCTGGTCTCAGTACCTTCTACAACTTTGGGACAAGCATCTACTATGCAACCCAAGACTGCACAGACCTGGCCAAGGACCGGGCACTGGAGGGTGCCGTAGACCTGGGCTATGATGCCCTGGTAGCTATGACAGGTGGGGCAGGTGGGGGCATTGCGTTAGGTGTTTCTGTAGCACTCAAGCCAGGGATGAAAGCAGGGATGCGTTACCTGATAGACTATTTCAGCCAGCAGCAAGAGGAGCCTTACACTGTCCCCACCAACTACTCTGGCCCAGTTATCATAATGTAA